TCTCGACGAACATCGGCAGGTGCGAGTGGTCGCCCGTGATGCGCGGCAGGAACTGGTAGCCGAACTCGTTCTCCGGCGTCGCGTGCTCGCCGAAGTAGGCCTTGAGCAGCGACACGAGGTACGCCCGCGTGTTCGCCCACAGGCCGCCCTCGCCGCTCTCGTTCTCGATGTAGAGGTCGAGCGTGGCGTCCATGGGCAGGAACGTGGGCATGTGCAGGTAGCCGGGGAGGAGGTCGTAGAGGGTGGGGATGTCCGTCGAGCCCTGGATGGTCGCGTGGCCGCGCAGCGCCTGGATGCCGCCGCCGGGCCGACCGATGTTGCCCAGGAGCAGTTGCAGGATGGCCGCGCACGCGATCATCTGCGGGCCGGTGGTGTGCTGCGTCCAGCCGAGCGCGTACGCGATGGCGGTGGTCCGTTCGCGACCCGAGTTGGCGAGGAGCGCTTCCGCGACCGCCGTGAACTGCTCCCGCGGCACGCCGCACACGCGCTCCACCATCTCCGGCGTGTACGGCGCGAAGTGGCGCTTCACGATCTGGAACACGCAGCGCGGGTGCCGGAGCGTGGGGTCTCTCGGCGGCGGGCCGCCCGCGACCTTGCCGGCGCGCGGGCCCAGCGCCTCCGTCGTCCTGAGCCCGCCGATGTCCTGCTCCTCCTCGGCGCCGATCACCACGCGGCGCTGCCCCTCGTACTGCCAGCTCGCGGGGTCGTAACGCCGGTTCTCCTCATCCCAGCCGGAGAACAGGCCGCCGAGCTCGGCCACGTCCTCGAAGTCCCCGGTGACGATGTCCGGCGCGTTGGTGTAGTGGGTGACGTACTCCTTGAAGAACGGGTCCGTGTTCCAGCGCTCGCTGTTCAGCACATAGTTGATCAGACCACCGAGGAACGCGATGTCCGAGCCCGCGCGCAGCGGGACGTACAGTGTGGCGCACGCGGACGTGCGCGTGAAGCGGGGGTCGACGTGGATGATCGTCGCGCCGCGCTCCCGCGCCTTCATCACGAAGCGGAACCCCACCGGGTGCGCCTCGGCGAAGTTCGACCCCATGATCAGGATGCAGTCCGCGTTGGCCAGGTCCATCTGGAACGTCGTCGCACCCCCGCGGCCCAGCGGCGTCCCCAGACCGGGGACGGTGGCCGAGTGTCATATGCGCGCCTGGTTCTCGACGAAGACGACCCCTGTGCCGACGCAGAACTTCTTGATCAGGTAGTTCTCCTCGTTGTCGAGCGCCGCGCCGCCGAGGAAGCCGATGGCGGTGGTGTGGCGCGCCGGACCTTCCGTCTCGCCGTCACTGTGGGTCTCGACCCAGGTGCGGTCCCGCGTCTCCTTGAAGAGCCGGGCGACGCGCGCCATCGCCTCGTCCAGGTCCATCTCCTCCCACTCAGTGGCGTACGGCCGGCGGTGCAGCACCTTCGTCAGGCGGTTGGGGTTGACGGTGTACTGGAAGGTGCTCGCCCCCTTGGGGCAGAGCGCGCCCTCGTTGATCGGGCTCTCCGGGTTGCCCTCGATGTCCACGATCCGGCCGTCCTGCACGTGGACGAGCGTGCCGCAGCCGACGGCGCAGTACGGGCAGACGCTGGGGACCGTGGCGACGTCGTGCAGGCGAGAATGCATCCGGCGGGTGCGGTCGCTCATCGCGGCGCCGTCGATGCCGAGCTGCGAGACCTGACGGGCGAGGGGCCAGCGCGTGACGGCGTTCGCGATGCGATCCAGTGTGCGGCGCGCCATGGGAGAATCCTCCGCTCCGGCTCCGATCCTCGGGCTCCGATGCAGGAGCGCCCGCCGCGTACATGCGCGCGGCGGGCGCCGTCACGGCCGCGGGCGCGCGCACCCGCCGCCCCGGCCTGGCTGCTCGGTGGAGACCGGCGCAGGGTGCAAGTCCTGCGCCAGGCACGGCGGGCGCGGGGCCGCAGGCGCTGTTCCTGCGAGCCCTTCGATCCGGTGCGTGCGGTCGACCGGCACGCGACGCGCGCGTCCGGACCGGGCAGGCAGGGCCGCGTGAACCGTCGGCGCT
The sequence above is drawn from the bacterium genome and encodes:
- a CDS encoding dehydrogenase — protein: MARRTLDRIANAVTRWPLARQVSQLGIDGAAMSDRTRRMHSRLHDVATVPSVCPYCAVGCGTLVHVQDGRIVDIEGNPESPINEGALCPKGASTFQYTVNPNRLTKVLHRRPYATEWEEMDLDEAMARVARLFKETRDRTWVETHSDGETEGPARHTTAIGFLGGAALDNEENYLIKKFCVGTGVVFVENQARI